Proteins from a genomic interval of Vreelandella profundi:
- the mnmE gene encoding tRNA uridine-5-carboxymethylaminomethyl(34) synthesis GTPase MnmE: protein MAERLYTPDTITALATPPGRGGVGIIRVSGPACREIAQAMIGHCPAPRYAHYGPFQGAEDTIDEGIALLFNGPYSFTGEDVLELQGHGGPIIMDMLLERCIALGARLARPGEFSERAFLNDKLDLAQAEAIADLIDATSRSAAENAVRSLQGEFSKRVSALVERLIELRVYVEAAIDFPEEEIDFLADGHVAQRLNSVQQALSDVRRAAGQGALLREGMSVVIAGRPNAGKSSLLNALTEQDTAIVTDIAGTTRDVLREHIHIDGMPLHIIDTAGLRDTPDAVEKIGVARAWAEIEKADRVLLLVDATTTDSIDPMEIWPEFVARLPDQQRLTLVRNKIDTSAEQPCLDLSTDTPIVRLSAKTGVGVDNLKTHLKEVMGFAATTEGRFSARRRHLDALDRAMTALNIGRAQLDGYGAGELLAEDLRDAQQALGEITGEFSADDLLGEIFGSFCIGK, encoded by the coding sequence ATGGCCGAACGCCTCTACACTCCTGACACCATCACGGCACTGGCGACTCCTCCTGGGCGCGGTGGCGTCGGTATTATACGAGTCTCAGGCCCCGCCTGCCGCGAGATCGCCCAAGCTATGATTGGGCACTGCCCAGCGCCTAGGTACGCTCATTACGGCCCCTTTCAGGGCGCTGAGGACACTATTGATGAAGGAATCGCCCTACTTTTTAATGGCCCCTATTCTTTTACCGGTGAAGACGTACTCGAGCTTCAGGGGCACGGCGGCCCGATTATCATGGATATGCTGCTGGAACGTTGCATAGCGCTAGGCGCTCGTTTAGCGCGACCAGGTGAGTTTTCCGAACGGGCTTTTTTGAACGATAAGCTGGATCTTGCCCAAGCAGAAGCTATTGCCGACCTGATTGATGCAACCTCACGCTCAGCGGCAGAAAACGCCGTGCGTTCGCTACAGGGCGAGTTTTCAAAGCGGGTTTCCGCACTAGTAGAGCGTCTTATTGAGCTGCGTGTTTATGTCGAAGCGGCCATTGATTTTCCAGAAGAAGAAATCGATTTTCTTGCCGATGGCCATGTGGCACAGCGTTTAAACAGCGTGCAGCAGGCGCTTAGCGATGTGCGTCGAGCCGCGGGCCAAGGCGCGCTGCTGCGCGAAGGAATGAGTGTAGTGATCGCAGGGCGTCCGAATGCAGGTAAATCTAGCCTGCTGAATGCGCTTACCGAGCAGGATACCGCCATCGTCACCGATATCGCCGGAACGACCCGCGACGTGCTGCGTGAGCATATTCATATCGATGGCATGCCGCTGCATATCATCGATACTGCCGGGCTACGCGACACCCCCGATGCAGTTGAAAAAATTGGCGTCGCTCGCGCCTGGGCCGAAATAGAAAAAGCCGACCGGGTGCTGCTGCTCGTCGATGCCACGACCACCGATTCAATCGACCCAATGGAGATTTGGCCAGAGTTCGTGGCACGCCTACCGGACCAGCAGCGCTTAACCTTAGTCCGTAATAAGATTGACACCAGCGCTGAGCAGCCGTGTTTAGATCTATCCACAGACACACCAATCGTGCGGCTATCTGCTAAAACGGGGGTGGGTGTGGATAACTTAAAAACGCACTTGAAAGAGGTCATGGGCTTTGCCGCCACCACCGAAGGCCGTTTCTCTGCCCGGCGACGGCATCTGGATGCGCTTGACCGCGCCATGACAGCGCTAAATATCGGCCGCGCCCAGCTTGATGGCTATGGCGCAGGAGAGCTGCTGGCTGAAGACTTACGTGACGCCCAGCAGGCATTAGGCGAGATCACCGGCGAGTTCAGCGCAGATGATCTGCTCGGCGAAATATTTGGTAGCTTCTGTATTGGTAAATAG
- a CDS encoding 23S rRNA (adenine(2030)-N(6))-methyltransferase RlmJ, with translation MLSYQHAYHAGNFADVHKHLTLYAVIDYLLRKESAITYVDTHAGRGLYPLSGQESQRLQEYREGIWPLWQQPSSSDPLLGAWKEALRSAQPDAATLTHYPGSPWWMSNALREQDKLRLFELHLGEHKQLNAQVLAPNAQRIFGDGLAGLTAMLPVRTPRLCVLIDPSYERKVEYQEVAETAVNALEKARHGVMLIWYPLLPAGHHQALLDTLKASGVRKIWRSELLLRAPAEQAHGMYGSGMLVINPSWGLDQQLAAAMAEITPLLGSNSRYQADWWVQE, from the coding sequence ATGCTGTCATATCAACATGCCTACCATGCCGGTAACTTTGCCGATGTACATAAACATCTGACGCTGTACGCGGTGATTGATTATTTATTACGTAAAGAATCCGCCATTACATATGTTGATACTCATGCAGGGCGTGGCCTTTATCCGCTAAGCGGGCAAGAGAGCCAGCGCCTGCAAGAGTACCGCGAGGGTATTTGGCCACTTTGGCAACAGCCTAGCTCCAGCGATCCGCTGTTAGGCGCATGGAAAGAGGCGCTGAGAAGTGCGCAGCCGGACGCAGCCACGTTAACGCATTACCCGGGTTCCCCCTGGTGGATGAGCAATGCGCTACGTGAGCAGGATAAGCTGCGTCTGTTTGAGCTCCACCTGGGTGAGCACAAACAGCTTAACGCCCAGGTATTAGCGCCTAACGCCCAGCGTATTTTTGGTGACGGTCTGGCGGGATTAACGGCTATGCTGCCGGTGAGAACGCCGCGGCTGTGCGTGTTGATCGACCCTAGCTATGAGCGCAAAGTGGAGTATCAAGAGGTCGCTGAGACGGCGGTAAACGCATTGGAAAAAGCCCGCCATGGCGTGATGTTAATCTGGTATCCATTGCTACCGGCAGGCCATCATCAGGCGTTACTAGATACGTTAAAGGCGAGTGGAGTGCGCAAAATCTGGCGCAGCGAGCTGCTATTGCGCGCCCCAGCCGAGCAAGCTCACGGCATGTATGGCAGTGGCATGCTAGTGATCAACCCGTCCTGGGGATTAGACCAGCAGCTAGCGGCGGCAATGGCGGAGATAACGCCGCTACTAGGCTCCAACAGCCGCTATCAGGCGGACTGGTGGGTGCAGGAGTAG
- a CDS encoding OmpA family protein, with the protein MRISRLLTPLAAAILVAGCATSDPYGGQTQRSSTAMGSGIGAAIGAAAGALSGDGSTSRRDRALIGAAVGAAAGAGVGVYMDRQEKQLRENLQGSRIEIDRRGDDIVLNMPSGVTFGFDSADLTSEARTALNEVANVLTQYQDTRVNIAGHTDSTGDASYNQRLSERRAQAVGSYLTQNGVGSMRLNTSGYGATQPVASNDNEQGRAQNRRVEITLTPTGDGQGQR; encoded by the coding sequence ATGCGTATTTCTCGACTACTGACACCGTTGGCCGCTGCTATTTTAGTTGCAGGCTGTGCCACCTCTGACCCCTACGGTGGCCAAACGCAGCGCTCAAGCACCGCTATGGGTTCGGGTATTGGTGCCGCAATTGGTGCTGCTGCAGGTGCGCTGTCGGGCGACGGCAGTACTAGCCGTCGCGACCGAGCGTTGATTGGTGCTGCCGTCGGCGCTGCCGCAGGTGCTGGCGTTGGTGTTTATATGGATCGCCAAGAGAAACAGCTGCGTGAAAATTTGCAAGGTTCACGTATTGAGATTGATCGCCGCGGTGATGATATCGTTCTCAATATGCCAAGTGGCGTCACCTTTGGCTTTGACTCGGCCGATCTTACCAGTGAAGCACGCACGGCACTGAATGAAGTCGCGAACGTATTGACGCAGTATCAAGACACTCGCGTTAACATTGCTGGCCATACCGATAGCACCGGCGATGCAAGCTACAACCAGCGCCTTTCTGAACGCCGCGCCCAGGCTGTCGGCAGTTACTTAACCCAGAACGGCGTGGGCTCTATGCGTCTCAATACATCGGGATATGGTGCAACGCAGCCAGTCGCTAGTAACGACAACGAACAGGGCCGTGCCCAGAACCGTCGCGTCGAAATCACGTTGACCCCAACCGGTGATGGTCAGGGCCAGCGTTAG